The Styela clava chromosome 11, kaStyClav1.hap1.2, whole genome shotgun sequence genome includes the window AGATGTTAACGCTCCGATTACTGTTTCGTCTAGTGATCTGTCTGTTTCTTGGCGCAATAATTTGAGTTTCTCGCGTAACTTCAAATTTTCCGTCTTAagattttttaacatttctttcTATCTCGAACACAGTTTTGCGAAGAAACCTCATATCTACGCCAACTACAAATCGAAGTCTACTAATTCAATTGCTTTCTTTGTCAATTCCAAAACCCGgtattgttacgtcacagtATGAAATAATATTGGAGTTTCTGGTATCCAACCCCAACGAATCAATTCGCGAAAAGTACATAAATGGATGGCAATTTAAATCTTTTTTGGGCATGAAATAGACGTATAGATCGTTTtggttttgatattatgttgttgttgatagAATTCTTTTTCTGCTGTTATGCAAAAATCGCTTTACTCTTCAATtacttgaccaattgctttgaaattctcagtgattgttgttgttgctcgGAGGATATGACTTTTATCTAAAATTCCTGTGGGCTCTGTGGAATTCGTCTTGTGTATGTgaagacgtcatcaaaattggaaattgcgcaccttgtggcgttTCTGCGTACGCGCTCGTTGTGATCTGGTGGTTAGTCGACGTCGGAAAAACCATGGTGCCGTACCGGTACTGTGAATCGTACTTCACTCTTTGAATTGAACTACCAGTACACCACAGAAGTTCGAATATAATGACATGTGGTTGCTAGATTGCCTCTAAGACAATCGGCAAAACTTCCAATATcgaaaataaagcaaaatatttctattttaataaGATGGATGAATCAACGAATGTGACAACTGCATGATTAGCTATGctcttttgttttcaaataacaGATTTTAAAAGAATTTTATAAGCAGCATGTATAACTTGTGTGGGAATTCAAAAAAACTAAttcattaaaaagatattttatgtatatatatatatatatatatatacataattggATGCTCGTCGCGACATCAACAAAATAATTATTccaaacgaatatcaattaaaatcatcGTTACAATTTAACATTACAGAACAATAGATAACAAATTTTCTGATGAGAACTCTAAAAAAAACCAATGCATTTTGCAATTTCAACTTCAATTATGATTCGATATTATTCTATTTAAGCTAggattataatatttatatattaatgcATAAAGTTATTAATGATCGTATTAATGTTTGAACGACACGCGTCGTTCATTAGCTGGTTAAATGAATACTTTTGATCGAGCGAGTTAGATGGAATTAATCGTTTTATTCATTGTTATCAGCGATTAAGTATTATACAAATTATCTTGGCATAAAGCTTTTTAAACTAAAGCGTGCACTTAGTGAACAAATCATTAACATTTTTCAATAACGCCAGGCATAAAAAATTAAGAAcgcatttcacattttttataAAGATATACACTCCAGGTAAAACAAGCTTATTTGACTGACGCTGATGTCCGTTATATGattattcaaatgaaaattgcaATTAAAGCCCCGTCGCCTCAGCAACTCACATCCGTGTTAGAGGGTACGTGAAAGTCGCTCATTGGACACTGGTATATGTACCATAACATAAAGCACCGAGTTTGCTTTGTTGTAAAGACTCGAAGACAAGTATGGCGGAGGTGGGCAAGTAcgattgattaaaataaaacagaaatatgtttaattaaatatCGGGTCTCATAAGACTCTTCAAGactttgagtgctaaaaatatgtcataatacaaaaaatcaaatgtGTTGGAAAGGGTCTTTTTTCAAAGGGGCAGTTGTTCGATCTTGTTGAAACCAATCCGTTgcaattttttctaaaattgagTTTTAACATCGTACAGAATCTGCATATAACGAGCTGAAGTGACCTAAACCGCCTTTTTCTCATTCTCGAAAATAAGCACCCAAACTACAAAATTAGCAACTAAATGCAGCTCACATGTTATGTAGCTCTCTAAGGTTACTTCTGGCCCAGTCCTGGAAAGTTTTCTTTTTGACGAAACCAGATAAATTAAAGTTGACTTCGTCACTTATAATCACAATATCATTAGAAGGAACATTTTCAGTTACAGATTCTCTGTTAGTGAGAAAAAATTCCACAATAAATGCACGGCGTTTACCTGTCTACGGCATAATTATGCATTAAagattttcataatatttacaataaatcaCTCGCTACTGAAATCTCTAGAAAATTGATAACAACATGGCAGTTCATTAACAACATAAATTAACTTAAGCTAGGTGAATAATCGCAACAGCATTGTCatagtaaaaatttaaaatgtgggAGGTTTTTTCTTAGTTGATTGACCACATCAATTTGGTTGGATCTCACGCAAtttaaacaataaacataaaagCAATGATTGAAGATCAACATAGATATGTTATGGTCATTACCTATCAAGGTTGACTGTTTGAAACGATGCTCTCTGTTGCAATGAACCACTCATCGTTTGAAACTCCACCATAACAAAGTAACATCAAAGAACATGACAGTTACGGCCCAGCATGCAGAACAGCGTGTACGTCCTCTGGTGATTTTATCGCGATCAAACAATAGTTGTAAATCTGAACCCGAGCTATATTTACAATTCAAAGTAGAATTATAAAAAGTCGTCGATGGAAATTTGCTGAGCGGCTAACTTCCATTTAGTACGACGTAAATGTTAAAACATTTGCTCTTCATTATATTCTAAAATGTCGCGTCGACTGAAAAAGAATGCTCTGTATTTGGAATCTTGAGGCTTGTGAGGAAGATTGTGGGAAACTACCACGTCTTCTAAGGGGCTACAGTCGTGCAATAGATAGCTAAAATTAACTTAAAAACAGGCTAAACAATTGTCGAACTTCAAAACTATAGTATTTTAATTATGTCCACAACAGGTTATCGTACGACACAAAGCAGGCATTGctgataaataaatttcacttgCTTAAACCAGCAATTATCCATGAATACTTATTTACTCGTGTTTATTAATGGGGCTAAATTAATACTCTACCACGGCAATGTCGCACCTGTGTTCAATTCGAAAACCTCTGAATGAAACCTCCggcttttatgttttatttttcaactaatGATAATTATGAGGATCCCCAATATGGAAGGAGGCGTAATAATGTTAGGATTTTGACACGGATTTTAACTAGGTTGCTGTTACGCATATTTATCGTGTGAAACGCGAATATTCAAGTTATTTCCTCGTCAAAATCTCCGTGTATTTGTGAAGAGAAACCAAACAAACGACAAAAACATATTTCGATGCGTGATTAGCATGACGATGTTGTCGAGATATGGTGTCGGTTAATATATGAAATACGCAAAATCAAGGTTGAAGTAACATAAAGTGACAAATacatggtatatatataaaaccaaAATACGATATATCGTGTCTAGTTTTCTAAGAGAGAAATGCTCGCTGTCTCATAGTTTCAGAAATGAGCTATTCGATTTGTGTGTGGTACCTTCACCATTCAAGACTTATCGTGCATAAGGattctgaattttgaaaaagctTCAATTTGAGAAGGTAAATCAGGGTCATAGAATAAAGAACCAATAAATAATCTCGTCAACTTTTGATCCctgatttaataatattacatcaatttaattttgacttCAATTAATACCGAATTATTTAAGCTTGGATTACAAACAGATAATTCTCGCTTTGATAAACCTCCGATGGCGTGTGCCATTCATAGCCCTCGCTGCGGGCGCGCGTGCTGAATAAGGAGATATTGCGAGGATTAAAAGCATGTTTAATAATCGgaaaaaatagaacattttGATATTCTCTATTGGCATGGTTTGGTTAGATGAATTGAAAAAACATCCCCCTTAAGTGACCATAAATCCAATCACACCCTCACAAAAGCAGTTGAATCGCACGAAATCCAGGTTTATGAcgaaaaatatctgaatctatgATGAATGAAACAGGAAAATGTTTTGAAACATGTTTAATACAGTGGAGATTCTCCATCAATttatctaaatttaaaaataatatcaattcGAGCCCCAACCCAGCATGACATCCATAGACATCTTTATTTGTAACGGTTTCTTATCCTTATCAGAAAATCACTATTTATATTGGTTGCATAGCCAAAGATATGTTATCTGGCGttaaaacaatattatcataTCAATACATATATTATATGATAACTTTATCATCGTTGGTATAATAATAGATAAGCAATAAGATGCGCGGCAAACGAACCACAATTACAATAACGAACCTCTGAAAATTTTGCCAAAACATACACAAGATAAAAATTTCAAGCTCGAGTTGGGAATACAAATCAATCGAAATTGGGCTCCAATACACTAAAGACGACAAAAACGAATGCTATTGCAGTGTATAAAATATGTacaaatagtaaaatatttaattttatgtgCACGGCAATTGTGAACCCTACTTCCCATTTCATATGATTCTGCCTCAATTTAATGAAGTTCATTAACtccgattatattctttacattCTAATGGACGGATGTTTATTGTGTGCTTTGGACTTGGTTATACACCGCACGGTGCGAATGTCGAAAGTTCACCCAAACATTGTTTCACAAGAGTAAATAAATTAGACTACAATTCAATTACTGACGGATTGTGTATCGTTTAAATACCAAAATTGCTAATGGATCAATCTTCTATGAGAATTAGGTGATTTATTTGCCATGGATGCGGATCGCTGCTCAGGCAGGTTCATTCAAGATACACGTGCCAATACTGGCTCGACTATAAGCAACTGTTGCTCAGTAAGTAGAGATGTAggttttgtattgtttattgtatttatcgAATATAATAAGGTAAAAGTTAATGAAAACCATAGTACGTGCTAAATTGCTTGACAAGTCGACAATACAATTACAGCCATGCTGCAAATTTTAGCAGTATCTGGAATGTAACTCTAGTGTATTACCACCCGCTATGATAAATTCAAAAGGATAGAATATAGGACATATGTATTATATTTGGGCGGAATTTAAACAGTGGGATCAATTTCAAGTCGGGTGTTGTTTAGCATAATAACCAAACATTTATCCAGTAGAGAAGAACAAACGTCGGTCAAGAAATTTCTCAACAACGTGCGAGGAGATCCCGCCGTGACGTAGAACCTCAGTTCAAACGCATAATCCGAAAGTTAGTTTGAGATAACGTTTCGACGGCGGTAGTTATCGTGTGATCCTCGGGTATCACGCGGAATTAATCTGTTGTCTTACACTAATTACTGAGCCGCAGCTTCTGAAGAGATAACAACGAGGAAAAAAGGTTTTTATCTTGCTGATGCTATATAAACTCTCCGACAAAACAGGAATGTACAAGTTCAGTATAATTCAGCTGTTCGACTAACATTAGCAAGCTACAGAACTACAAGCATATTATCAGGCAATATGATTTCATACCGGCACCCGTATCAATCGTTGATGAACTTTCAGGGTTTTACTTTCGGAGCTCAAAATTACTATACGAACTACATAGAAGAAGACAAAGTCAGGAATACAGTAATTCCAACAAGAATTGCGTACGATGCTTCTCTTGTGCAACGACCAAGTTTTACGGAGTTAACTCCTGTTTATAAATCTTCGTCACCCAAAAATGAATCAGAGAAGAGCAGACCACAGAAAAGGAAACTTTTTACTATCGACTCCATCCTCGATAAAGATGGCAAAAAAGAACAAGAGGAAGGTCGTGCAAACAAACGAATTAGGAAAGATTCAGATGAGTTCTCTCTTCCAGAACGCAAAGTCGAAGATGGTCGCTCACGAGACTCCGGCATATCTTCTACTGGATCCGTCGATTCTGATACCTCAAACAACGAATCAGAAACAAACAGCATAGAAGTATACGATGAGAAGTCAATAAGTTCGAGCCCCATTACCCGTACGTCTCCCATCCAGAGACTAGATGGAAAGTTCCACAATGCCTCGCCTTTCCTACCACCACCCTCTATCAACCGTCAGCAACTTCCAACGTTACCAAGTGCAATCTATCGAGGCCATAATCCGTCACCTATTCCTATGCGATTTGGTATACCAAACCTACATTCCACACCAGAGATGAGACATAGGCCGATGCCATCTTTTCCGTGTGATATCAGAGCGATACCGATGAACCATCATACATTGGGGGAAGGTAAACATACGGCGTTCCTTTTCAGTAATGGGATGCAAATTCCTCTGTCAAATGCGCCTACGGCTGTCATCGAAGAAAAAAACAAAGCCAACAGGAAGTCCAAAAGATTGCGAACAGTTTTTACTCCAGACCAACTTGAGCAAATGGAAGACGAATTCTCCAAGCAACATTACCTAGTTGGAACTGACAGATTTCATTTGGCAAAGAAGCTGAACCTTGCCGAAACACAAGTGAAGGTTTGGTTTCAAAACAGACGTATCAAGTGGAGAAAGCAGAAATTAGAGAAGAACAAAGACTGCGACAGGGATGCTGAAAGTGATCAGAGCAATCAGTCCTCATAGTCGTTCAGTCAAAGACAAGGCCTGTTCAAGTTTCCAGTTCCAGCACCGTGCTACGAATTCCTTCTtgtagaaaatatttctttcgcATGAATCTTCCCGGACTCCTATCAATCGAACAACAAGTTCAAATGTTTAACATAAGTTCAAATTTGGCGATTGACAAAAGTTGAAAGTTCTGCATGAATAGCGGGTGCAAACTTCCCTCGtgtcttattttatttcttactACAATTAATTCGTGGTGTATGCATGTGGTTTCTgtgtttacttttatttttgtttctatttCCTTTGGCAATAAAATAAGTACTGAAAAGAATCATTCTTAGTATTTGTGTATATGAAATCTAGCAAGAACATTCTTGTGTCAGCTATTTTTGTAATTGCATACTTTATCTTAGATCGCAAAGTAcggtgggacacgacattttggagacaccgctTTCCAACCAGTGGTTCGGTACTGGTGGGTCGCGAAGTATTTCCAAATGTTACATACTTTCCGATTAGATCCAGCAAATTTGTGGCATTGTCATTACCGTACGTAACAATTATAAAACAATGTAATAACAATTAGAATTATGGATCGTGGTCTCGTTATTATATATCTTCAGTGTGCCCCTATATGTTGGGAAGTGTAGGTAGGCTACTAGGCAGATTAGTAATTTGGTGAATTCGTGTGAGCACTACCAAAGACACCGGTTTATGTAATTGGTAAACTCATGTCCAATGAGTTGCATTTTAAATACTGAATAAACAGGATTAATCTATACATTATTTTAACACGCCAACTTTGTTTAATTCTTGTAAGTTACAGAAtggacaatttaaaaaaataaagggtaacaaagtaaaataaaaaaaggtaaGCTCGAAAAGTTCTAGTGAAAAATATGTCTCTGATTATATCAAATGTGGTTTCATCAAGCCAGGAAATGACTTTGGGCCAAGAGCAAGTAAATGCTACGTTGCGTGTGAGCGTGTCTTCAATCAAGTTTCGATTTGATCTGATAATATCCAATATACAAACTCAATTGTCGCATTAATAGCAAATTGCATGGGGGCACATTGTTTCTTTTCCCATATATCGACATTTCATTGCGGGTCGcacaaataaaaagaaataagaGTGGATCGTGATATGATAGAGGTTTGGAAGCACtatattaacatatttatatgacataatagaaaaaaatactcGCGTGTTACGCTTTCCGCAGTATAGCCTACTAATGGCGTGCGATGTCATGACATCGTGTTGTCGCAGTTGCTGAAGACGTCCAACCGCAAACTAAATGGACCTTGCCTCAACACCAGAAAATTTATCCCTACattttactattgcaaaattttgtatacTCATTTTAAGAATGTTTAGGAGAGTTTgcgcttacaaactggtttaCGTGCTCAAAACCATCCCTTCTAATAAACATATTTACGATGAAGAGCAGCGTCGTCGACTAAATGGACTattccagtggttcccaaactagggtccgcgaAGCACTTTCGGAAGGTCCGCGAAAGAAATCTGTTTTATGCCTCATAGtgaaataatgcaaaaattaagTGCTTAAATTTGACGCCTTTTGAGCTCCACAATCACTGATCGTTCACTTTTTGTTTCGATCACGTTGtcccattgtgatgtcacaaagcaGCGGATCTATGACATCACAGACAAAGTTCAATTGCTGCCACTATAAGTTAACTAACTGCCGAGGTGTAGCTTACCCTGCCTTTGCGCGTCTGTTGGTATAGGATGGAGTTACAGTAGGTAGTTTATAAAGTATGCCAGTCCGCTTCGAAACGCTGTTTTACGCTTTTGTAGTGAACGGTAGGTAGCATTAACCAACTTTGGTTTTTCGCGCCACCCTTCACCGTGAAATGtcatttcaaacttttttaaattcatgttCACAGTAAgtgcattttcattttggtgaataaactactgactgacgtTAAGTAGAGAGTAGTTAGAGAGGCACTACGTTTaatttttatctgtcaaatttaGTCTTTGACACACGGTAACGGTATGcatatatttttacgtttttcgctctgtaatatcaatttcaaaatgtcttttaaaattgtgatgttagtttattgtgataaaaacaggTGAAGAGAAGGATTTTCACTATACCGTATGacgcatttattttttttgttgtgatcttttaatgttttatttaagtGCATAGGGCCgcgaatcattaaaaaaattgaaaggggTCCGtcgtggaattttttttaaaaagtttgggaaccactggactatTCAATCATGCGACACCAAGTGATTTTAGAATAAACTATGCCAAAGTTGTCGGGTCCAATCTCCAAAGACCTCGTTTAAATGGAATATGGAGTCATCATtaacatattgcaaaaattCCTTAACCAACGAAAACTTCGCACATACGCACTTTAGTGTGAcatgttgagaaaaaaaaaattcccatatTCCAGAATATCAATATAACCGGTTCAATCCAACTTTTCTGAAGGCAACGGAAGTTTTGATGAAAAAGTAGGATTTTCTATTAAATCTTATCATTATCAATCaggatttcaattttttatttgagcATTTTATCTAAAAACTTGTCTGGTATAAACAAATATACGAAGACTCGAAGAGTGGCACAAAAGCTTTTTGGTATTTGAAAAACAGATGAAACCAAAAACaatgtttgaaaatttctgaAGGTGAAAGTTTTAAACATCAAACTTAACATATAAGACAAATgctttaaaatttataaaaatccaTCATAGTTACCGTAAGTTAAATTGTATCTATATCATTTGCAAAATATTGATTCTTCACTGTTATGTGGACTCGTTATAAACCCACCTGTAATATTCATGTGACAAGGGCACATGATAAGTGAGATGGGCTTCAATCAAACAAGCGATTCATTTGTTAGAATTCAACAATTCCTACATAGAAGCATTTCATGGAAGCACTGTATCTCATAGAAGTAGCATATATGTGTACTTGATATCTTCTTATCAGTGTCAGATTGGTAATCAAATTGCACCGCTTCCATCAACCCAAATGGAGAACTACCAGCATCAGCTACACATGCTCCTTTTGTTTCAATAATTACGCAAGTAAATCCAGTCTAGTATCATTGAGGTTTTTGAGGACCAGTCATTGATAAAGCTTGCTTATTTCTTTTAAGAACTTCACCAGGTGAAGGATATGGTCTCTGTTGAAATAAAGGACCGGATGCAGTAGAATCTACTCCACTCTTTGCATCATCTAATTTTTTAAGTCCTCTTCTCCAATCACCAACAGGAGCATCAGAATAGGAACTTGGATCCATTGGATCAATTTCATCATCAGCAGGTGCCGGTTTCTGCCATCGCACCTGATAAGTTACATAGATATTAGGGTCATACAAGgcttgaaaaatatgaaaattttgactACGCATAGTGAGAAAATTAGCCGTCGAAAACACAACTACGCTGCATGAAACTGCATTTTCCTATTTCATAGGGGTGGAGAACTTATTAAGCTgcatgaattgaaaaatatcacAGGTACAAATTGGACAGTGAAGAAATAGTTAATTCAT containing:
- the LOC120347397 gene encoding uncharacterized protein LOC120347397 — its product is MISYRHPYQSLMNFQGFTFGAQNYYTNYIEEDKVRNTVIPTRIAYDASLVQRPSFTELTPVYKSSSPKNESEKSRPQKRKLFTIDSILDKDGKKEQEEGRANKRIRKDSDEFSLPERKVEDGRSRDSGISSTGSVDSDTSNNESETNSIEVYDEKSISSSPITRTSPIQRLDGKFHNASPFLPPPSINRQQLPTLPSAIYRGHNPSPIPMRFGIPNLHSTPEMRHRPMPSFPCDIRAIPMNHHTLGEGKHTAFLFSNGMQIPLSNAPTAVIEEKNKANRKSKRLRTVFTPDQLEQMEDEFSKQHYLVGTDRFHLAKKLNLAETQVKVWFQNRRIKWRKQKLEKNKDCDRDAESDQSNQSS